One window of Chamaesiphon minutus PCC 6605 genomic DNA carries:
- a CDS encoding esterase/lipase family protein: MPVQPSNVSQIAPTSDRNPVFLVHGLMDTSVKMRKIASYLRGLGWEVFDIDLHTNDGSTRLEILAQQLADEIDRTFGPDRPIDLLGFSMGGLVSRYYLQRLDGLRRVQRFITISSPHNGTIAANFSRQSGCMQMRPNSTFMQDLSSDVDRLKELNFTSLWTPFDLIILPPSSSQLGIGTQRSISVLAHPLMVSDRRVLLAISEALSQPAKSPIRSNSVAPKIDSECV; encoded by the coding sequence ATGCCAGTACAGCCCTCAAATGTCAGTCAAATTGCGCCAACGAGCGACCGCAATCCAGTTTTTCTCGTCCATGGGTTGATGGATACCAGCGTGAAGATGCGCAAAATTGCCAGCTATCTGCGCGGATTGGGCTGGGAAGTTTTCGATATTGATTTGCATACCAACGATGGATCGACGAGGCTCGAAATCCTCGCGCAACAGCTAGCAGATGAGATCGATCGCACTTTTGGCCCCGATCGACCGATCGATCTGTTAGGGTTTAGTATGGGCGGATTGGTAAGCCGTTACTATCTGCAACGGTTGGATGGGCTGCGGCGCGTGCAGAGATTTATCACGATTTCTAGTCCTCACAACGGGACAATTGCTGCCAATTTTTCGAGGCAATCGGGTTGTATGCAGATGCGTCCGAATAGTACTTTTATGCAAGATCTTAGTAGCGATGTCGATCGCTTAAAAGAATTGAATTTTACTTCATTATGGACGCCATTCGATTTAATTATCTTACCACCGAGTAGTTCGCAATTGGGTATCGGTACACAGCGATCGATTTCCGTACTCGCACATCCATTAATGGTATCCGATCGACGCGTGCTGCTGGCAATTTCGGAGGCATTATCTCAACCTGCCAAATCACCAATTCGATCGAATTCAGTTGCGCCAAAGATCGATTCGGAATGCGTATAA
- a CDS encoding galactose mutarotase-like enzyme — protein sequence MFTVTKQSQSEPVYVLNDTESQSSLTIFPDRGGIATSWRVGDRELMYLDADRFTDPSLSVRGGFPILFPICGNLPDNAYSIDGKQYSLKQHGFARDLPWQVTHQSSTTDASLTITLESNEATRQVYPFDFSVSFTYRIRGNELVIDQTYTNKSATPMPFSSGLHPYFAAPNKEHLTFEIGADSYQEKQTGEIHSFAGKFDFSQAEIDAAFTNVKGNVATASDAGQKLKLTMTSSQQYRTIVFWTVAGKDFYCLEPWTGPRNSLNTGVDLLHVAPGETMSTNITFTADFT from the coding sequence ATGTTTACCGTCACTAAACAGTCTCAGAGCGAACCTGTCTACGTCTTAAATGATACCGAAAGTCAGAGTTCTCTAACTATTTTCCCCGATCGCGGGGGGATTGCAACTAGTTGGCGGGTGGGCGATCGGGAGTTAATGTACTTAGATGCCGATCGGTTTACCGATCCGAGTCTGAGCGTGCGGGGTGGATTTCCGATTTTATTTCCGATTTGTGGCAATTTGCCAGATAATGCCTATTCGATTGACGGCAAGCAGTACTCGCTCAAGCAGCATGGTTTCGCACGCGATCTGCCTTGGCAAGTCACTCATCAATCTAGTACTACCGATGCCAGTCTGACGATAACGTTAGAGAGCAATGAGGCTACGCGCCAAGTGTATCCATTTGACTTTAGCGTCAGCTTTACCTATCGAATTCGTGGCAACGAGCTAGTCATCGACCAAACTTACACCAATAAATCGGCAACCCCGATGCCGTTTAGTAGTGGCTTACACCCCTATTTTGCCGCTCCCAACAAAGAACATCTGACATTTGAGATTGGAGCGGATAGTTATCAGGAAAAGCAAACAGGCGAAATTCATTCCTTTGCAGGTAAGTTTGATTTTAGCCAAGCGGAGATCGATGCAGCATTTACAAATGTAAAAGGTAATGTCGCCACGGCATCAGATGCTGGCCAAAAATTAAAGCTGACGATGACATCGAGCCAGCAGTATCGGACGATCGTGTTTTGGACTGTGGCGGGTAAAGACTTTTACTGTCTCGAACCTTGGACTGGCCCTCGCAACAGTTTAAATACAGGAGTAGATTTGCTGCATGTAGCTCCAGGAGAGACTATGAGTACCAATATTACCTTTACTGCCGACTTTACTTAA
- a CDS encoding sigma-70 family RNA polymerase sigma factor produces MATQASAHSESMSLLMNYYQQPSIKVRNQLVLLNAGLVRQIAHRIGRQCAEPYQDLEQIGYLGLIRAIERFNPHQGCAFSSFAVPYIRGEVLHFLRDKSSVLKIPRRWQELQKEGEKVRQQLTAKLGRKVRDEEIAAVLNVSVSEWRETQAAEHNRQALSLDATVGQMLDCPVTLGDSLPDTREQQRQYLEEERQQLSGAISELESKTKQAIEYVYIKGLPRKEAAKRIGVSPMTVTRHLQRGVKQLSTLLHPEEPVMT; encoded by the coding sequence ATGGCTACTCAGGCTTCTGCTCATTCCGAATCGATGTCTTTACTGATGAATTATTATCAACAGCCCAGCATCAAAGTCCGCAATCAGTTAGTCTTGTTAAATGCTGGTCTCGTCAGACAGATCGCTCACCGGATCGGTCGTCAATGTGCAGAACCATATCAAGATTTGGAACAAATTGGTTACTTAGGCTTGATTCGCGCGATCGAACGTTTTAATCCCCATCAAGGTTGTGCGTTTAGCTCGTTTGCAGTTCCCTATATTAGAGGCGAAGTCTTACACTTCCTTAGAGACAAGAGCAGTGTGTTGAAGATTCCTCGGCGTTGGCAAGAACTTCAGAAAGAGGGTGAAAAGGTTCGTCAGCAATTGACAGCTAAATTAGGTAGAAAAGTTCGGGATGAAGAAATTGCGGCGGTACTGAACGTCTCTGTCAGCGAGTGGCGTGAGACTCAAGCCGCAGAACACAACCGTCAAGCTTTAAGTTTGGATGCGACAGTCGGTCAAATGTTAGATTGCCCTGTGACTTTAGGCGATAGTTTGCCAGACACCCGCGAACAACAACGTCAATATCTCGAAGAAGAACGCCAACAACTCAGCGGTGCGATTTCCGAACTCGAATCCAAAACCAAACAAGCGATCGAATACGTTTATATCAAAGGACTACCCCGCAAGGAAGCTGCTAAAAGAATCGGTGTCAGTCCCATGACTGTCACCCGCCACCTTCAACGCGGTGTCAAGCAATTATCCACCCTCTTACACCCCGAAGAGCCTGTAATGACCTAA
- the glcD gene encoding glycolate oxidase subunit GlcD: MLLAEKSTERDWKSIIAQLTAVIGKKGIIQRRDELITYECDGLTSYRQRPALVILPKTTEQVAAAVKICDENNVAWIARGAGTGLSGGALPVENCVLIVTALMNQILKVDLENQRVVVQPGVINNWVTQAVSGGGFYYAPDPSSQIICSIGGNIAENSGGVHCLKYGVTTNHVLGLKIVIPSGEIIDIGGEIAEMPGYDLTGLFVGSEGTLGIATEVTLKILKTPESICVLLADFESVEAAGSAVSGIISAGIIPAGIEMMDNFSINAVEDVVATKCYPRDAAAILLVEIDGSAVEVATNQASIAAICRENGARSIDIATEPEQRLRLWKGRKAAFAAMGKISPDYYVQDGVIPRTQLSYVLQEIARLGKKYGYYVANVFHAGDGNLHPLILYDNSKAGALEQVEALGGEILKLCVKVGGSISGEHGIGADKRCYMSEMFTETDLETMQWVRTVFNPKELANPGKILPTPRTCGESANSGHKFPSIEQY; this comes from the coding sequence ATGCTATTAGCCGAAAAATCTACAGAACGTGACTGGAAATCGATTATTGCACAACTAACAGCAGTAATCGGTAAAAAAGGTATCATTCAGCGGCGAGACGAACTAATTACTTATGAGTGCGATGGTTTGACGAGTTATCGCCAACGTCCCGCATTAGTAATTCTACCCAAGACTACGGAGCAAGTAGCGGCAGCAGTAAAGATTTGTGATGAAAATAATGTAGCTTGGATCGCGCGGGGTGCAGGAACGGGTTTATCGGGTGGCGCGTTACCCGTCGAAAATTGCGTGCTAATTGTCACGGCATTAATGAATCAGATCCTTAAAGTAGATCTTGAGAATCAACGGGTAGTGGTACAACCTGGCGTCATTAATAACTGGGTGACTCAAGCTGTCAGCGGCGGTGGCTTTTATTATGCCCCCGATCCTTCCAGTCAAATTATCTGTTCGATCGGTGGTAATATTGCCGAAAATTCTGGCGGCGTTCACTGTCTCAAGTATGGCGTCACTACCAACCATGTCCTCGGCTTAAAAATAGTCATCCCCAGCGGCGAAATTATCGATATCGGTGGGGAAATCGCCGAAATGCCGGGATACGATCTCACAGGCTTATTCGTCGGCTCCGAAGGTACCCTCGGCATCGCCACCGAAGTTACCCTCAAAATCCTGAAAACGCCCGAATCTATCTGCGTCCTCCTGGCTGATTTTGAAAGCGTGGAAGCGGCAGGTAGCGCAGTTTCCGGTATCATCAGCGCGGGAATTATCCCTGCTGGCATCGAGATGATGGACAACTTCAGCATCAACGCCGTCGAAGATGTCGTCGCTACCAAATGTTACCCCCGCGATGCCGCCGCCATTCTGCTCGTCGAAATCGACGGCTCGGCAGTAGAAGTGGCTACAAATCAAGCCAGTATCGCCGCGATCTGCCGCGAGAACGGAGCCAGATCGATCGATATAGCCACCGAGCCAGAACAACGCTTGCGGCTGTGGAAAGGTCGTAAAGCCGCCTTTGCAGCGATGGGCAAAATCAGTCCCGATTATTACGTGCAAGATGGTGTCATTCCCCGCACGCAATTATCTTATGTGCTCCAAGAAATTGCCAGACTGGGCAAAAAGTATGGATATTATGTTGCCAATGTCTTCCATGCTGGCGATGGTAATTTACACCCCTTAATTTTGTATGATAATTCCAAAGCTGGTGCCTTAGAGCAGGTAGAAGCCTTGGGTGGCGAAATTCTCAAGCTCTGCGTCAAAGTCGGCGGCAGTATTTCTGGAGAACACGGCATCGGTGCGGACAAACGCTGCTATATGTCGGAAATGTTCACCGAGACAGATTTAGAAACAATGCAATGGGTACGCACGGTATTTAATCCCAAAGAATTAGCCAATCCAGGCAAAATTCTCCCCACTCCCCGCACTTGTGGCGAATCTGCAAATTCCGGCCATAAATTCCCCTCGATCGAGCAATATTAA
- a CDS encoding antibiotic biosynthesis monooxygenase, which produces MPYVLIIHEVADYDAWKQIFDDAAELRREAGERDYQVLKYANNPHKVVHFSSWTSLENARHFFESPQLVKIRAKAGVRSPEFIYLEQLESGSLGDGD; this is translated from the coding sequence ATGCCATACGTGTTGATTATTCATGAAGTTGCCGATTACGATGCCTGGAAGCAGATTTTCGATGATGCTGCCGAGCTACGGCGGGAGGCTGGAGAACGCGATTATCAAGTCTTAAAATATGCTAACAATCCCCACAAGGTAGTACATTTCTCGTCTTGGACGTCGCTAGAGAACGCTCGGCATTTTTTTGAATCGCCCCAGCTTGTGAAAATTAGAGCGAAAGCAGGCGTTCGATCTCCAGAGTTTATTTATTTAGAGCAATTAGAGTCGGGCAGTTTAGGGGATGGGGATTAG
- a CDS encoding DUF6679 family protein: protein MLHRKIYQMCEDGREVCIFLRDQQRWIERARITDIEGDLVTIRYETDEEDEVSAWEEMVRLESIASISQKLASVYRGNTDPLVSDECHELEQIRPTTTEE, encoded by the coding sequence ATGTTACACCGCAAGATTTATCAAATGTGTGAAGATGGTCGGGAAGTGTGTATTTTCTTGCGAGATCAACAACGGTGGATCGAACGTGCGCGCATTACCGATATCGAAGGCGATTTAGTTACGATCCGCTATGAGACTGATGAAGAAGATGAGGTCTCAGCGTGGGAAGAAATGGTGCGACTCGAAAGTATCGCTTCGATCAGTCAGAAATTAGCCTCTGTCTATCGCGGTAATACCGATCCGCTTGTCTCTGACGAATGTCATGAGTTAGAGCAAATTCGTCCGACCACTACCGAAGAATAA
- a CDS encoding branched-chain amino acid ABC transporter permease — MVIYFVFLTISAATYALFSLGLNLQWGVTGLINFGHVAFMAIGAYSTVLLSMQGVPIAIAVLVGICLSALLGLLIGMSTLRLREDYLGIVTIGVSELVRLAAKNEAWLTKGSFGVQGYPVPFNFQPDYPVRLGLIIWLTAICGLALWKLWLWMRGKTPRYIGGAIASAFVLTVCVCGALSLYTYDPRAGLMLLTLTTLTIVYIGMEKLVNSPWGRILKAIREDEEVPRALGKNVFWYKLQAFMLGGAIAGLSGAFYAWQFTVFPDNFEPLITFNAWIIVMLGGSGNNLGTIIGAIIFWGYNTITRDELFKMFFRTLGLDDTQQGAFRVMIIGLVLMLIMVLRPQGILGKKEELTLGR, encoded by the coding sequence ATGGTCATTTATTTTGTCTTCTTGACGATTTCTGCTGCTACTTACGCGCTGTTTAGTTTGGGATTAAATCTCCAATGGGGTGTAACGGGGCTGATTAATTTCGGGCATGTCGCGTTTATGGCGATCGGTGCCTATTCTACCGTGTTGTTGTCCATGCAGGGCGTGCCGATCGCGATCGCGGTTTTGGTGGGTATTTGCCTATCCGCACTTCTCGGGCTACTCATCGGGATGTCCACCTTGCGGTTGCGAGAAGACTATCTAGGTATTGTCACCATCGGGGTATCCGAATTAGTCCGATTGGCGGCTAAAAATGAAGCTTGGCTGACCAAAGGTTCCTTCGGCGTGCAGGGCTATCCTGTCCCTTTTAATTTTCAGCCTGATTATCCCGTGAGGCTCGGTTTAATTATTTGGTTGACGGCCATTTGTGGCTTAGCATTATGGAAATTGTGGCTGTGGATGCGCGGTAAGACACCCCGCTATATCGGTGGCGCGATCGCCAGTGCCTTTGTACTGACTGTCTGCGTATGTGGTGCGTTATCCCTCTACACATACGATCCGCGCGCTGGATTGATGTTACTAACTTTAACGACACTGACGATCGTGTATATTGGCATGGAGAAGTTGGTAAATTCGCCTTGGGGACGGATCTTAAAAGCCATTCGCGAAGATGAAGAAGTCCCAAGAGCCTTGGGTAAAAATGTCTTCTGGTACAAACTTCAAGCCTTTATGTTAGGTGGTGCGATCGCTGGACTTTCGGGTGCATTTTATGCTTGGCAATTTACAGTTTTTCCCGATAATTTCGAGCCGTTAATTACCTTCAATGCGTGGATTATTGTCATGCTCGGCGGTTCGGGAAATAATCTCGGCACGATTATTGGGGCGATTATTTTCTGGGGATATAATACAATCACTCGCGATGAGTTATTTAAGATGTTTTTTAGAACTTTAGGTCTAGATGATACTCAGCAAGGCGCGTTTCGGGTGATGATTATCGGGTTAGTTTTGATGTTGATTATGGTGTTACGTCCGCAAGGTATTTTAGGGAAGAAGGAAGAGTTAACGTTGGGTCGATAG
- a CDS encoding recombinase family protein, whose amino-acid sequence MRIVAYTYTDLLIEESPGIEIWGWEIDRVYQDLGQRYELDRLLQDLRLEPCDYLLVRRLDELGESVRDVREVLLKLQELNVELVTTETEIAPQLNLLQLIDKIQTDLVSRRMRQGHARNRLHSLPPPGKAPYGYRRGKDKYTIDKSAAPVVKDFFDRFTIYGSLRGAVRYLEKKYNKKIAASTGLRWLTNPVYRGDIAYLKGEVISDTHAAILSRDEAAQIDRLLRRNRQMPPRTASAPRSLAGLVNCQQCRQTMTVTSVSAPRRVEKYLYLRPTGCTRQPQCKSIRYERVLNATIDRICTDLPIAVNQLGMPNTDGFKAKISQDIIDKQQTIANLPELIDSGILDRETVELRTYKLKTEISQLQSRLAAFPPVNLQSLAQAVSIPQFWLDLSESERRFYFREFIKSIDIDPQSSNLDLQLRFIF is encoded by the coding sequence ATGCGAATTGTTGCTTATACTTACACCGATCTATTAATTGAAGAGTCCCCAGGAATAGAGATTTGGGGATGGGAGATAGATCGAGTGTATCAGGATTTGGGACAACGGTACGAACTCGATCGATTGTTGCAGGATCTGCGCCTAGAACCGTGCGATTATTTATTAGTAAGGAGATTGGATGAGTTGGGTGAGTCGGTTCGCGATGTGCGGGAAGTGCTCTTAAAGTTGCAAGAGCTAAATGTTGAATTAGTTACCACCGAAACTGAGATTGCGCCGCAATTAAATCTATTACAACTCATCGATAAAATTCAAACCGATCTCGTCAGTCGGCGGATGCGGCAAGGACACGCTCGCAATCGTTTACACTCTTTACCGCCGCCCGGAAAAGCTCCCTATGGTTATCGTCGGGGTAAGGATAAGTATACGATCGATAAGTCTGCCGCACCTGTAGTCAAAGATTTTTTCGATCGATTTACAATCTATGGTTCGTTGCGGGGGGCAGTGCGCTATTTAGAGAAAAAATATAATAAGAAAATTGCGGCTTCTACGGGGCTAAGATGGCTCACTAACCCCGTCTATCGGGGCGATATAGCGTATCTTAAGGGTGAGGTAATTTCGGACACGCACGCGGCGATTTTATCGCGGGATGAGGCGGCACAGATCGATCGATTATTGCGGCGCAATCGGCAAATGCCACCGCGCACGGCGAGCGCGCCCAGATCTTTGGCTGGTTTGGTTAATTGCCAGCAGTGCAGGCAAACAATGACCGTTACTAGCGTCTCGGCTCCGCGTCGGGTGGAGAAATATTTGTATCTACGTCCGACTGGTTGCACGCGTCAACCCCAGTGTAAATCGATTCGCTACGAGCGAGTTTTGAATGCGACTATCGATCGCATTTGCACGGATTTACCGATTGCTGTCAATCAACTCGGGATGCCTAATACGGACGGATTTAAAGCCAAAATTTCTCAAGATATTATCGACAAGCAACAAACGATCGCTAACTTGCCAGAACTGATCGATTCGGGCATTCTCGATCGAGAAACTGTCGAGTTGCGTACCTACAAGCTCAAAACCGAAATCTCTCAATTGCAGAGTCGTTTAGCCGCCTTTCCGCCTGTAAATCTCCAATCTCTAGCTCAAGCTGTTTCGATTCCCCAATTTTGGCTGGATTTATCCGAATCCGAGCGTCGCTTTTATTTTCGAGAATTTATTAAATCGATCGACATCGACCCACAATCTTCTAATTTAGATTTACAATTACGGTTTATTTTTTAA
- a CDS encoding VOC family protein, with translation MNSEFIFHLAFPIENIPDAKTFYIDGLGCKLGRETRNSMILELYGHQLVAHVTDRPVPVQSGIYPRHFGIVFPTLADWQALLDRANSRQLKFYQSAKHRFVGEITEHRTFFLVDPFANLLEFKFYTHSESIFGATEFDRIGDLAG, from the coding sequence ATGAATTCAGAATTTATATTTCATTTGGCTTTCCCGATCGAGAATATTCCAGACGCTAAAACATTTTATATCGATGGCTTAGGCTGTAAACTAGGCAGAGAAACACGTAACTCAATGATTCTAGAACTGTACGGACATCAACTAGTCGCTCATGTGACCGATCGACCCGTACCAGTCCAATCCGGAATTTATCCCCGTCATTTTGGAATTGTGTTTCCAACTTTAGCTGATTGGCAAGCGTTACTCGATCGAGCTAACTCTCGACAACTCAAATTTTATCAATCGGCAAAACATCGATTTGTAGGTGAGATTACCGAGCATCGTACCTTCTTTTTAGTCGATCCTTTCGCCAATCTCTTAGAATTCAAGTTTTATACGCATTCCGAATCGATCTTTGGCGCAACTGAATTCGATCGAATTGGTGATTTGGCAGGTTGA
- a CDS encoding ABC transporter ATP-binding protein has protein sequence MKNNYVPMSTQPLLSATGLCKTFGGVKAVQHAGIEVATGSITGLIGPNGAGKTTFFNLLSNFIRPDSGRIQLNGRDIHTMQPHQIARLGMVRTFQVAKALSRMSVLENMLLGAKNPAGEKIWEVLLKPKLVQSQQRELKDKAMSILTSVGLSAKANDYAGGLSGGQRKLLEIGRALMADPQLILLDEPAAGVNPRLIEDICGHILNWRKHGLTFLIIEHNMDVIMTLCDRVWVLAEGTNLVDGTPNTVQNDSRVIEAYLGID, from the coding sequence ATGAAAAACAATTACGTGCCGATGTCTACCCAACCATTACTTTCCGCCACCGGATTGTGCAAAACTTTTGGTGGCGTCAAAGCAGTTCAGCACGCCGGAATTGAAGTCGCAACAGGCAGTATCACTGGCTTAATCGGGCCGAATGGAGCCGGGAAGACGACTTTTTTCAATCTTTTATCTAATTTTATTCGACCAGATTCCGGTCGAATTCAATTAAATGGACGCGATATTCATACCATGCAACCTCACCAAATCGCTAGATTGGGAATGGTAAGGACATTTCAAGTAGCCAAGGCTCTATCGCGCATGTCGGTATTAGAAAATATGCTCTTAGGAGCCAAAAATCCTGCGGGTGAGAAGATTTGGGAAGTATTACTGAAACCCAAACTAGTGCAATCGCAGCAGCGCGAATTAAAAGATAAAGCCATGTCGATTCTGACTTCTGTCGGATTGAGTGCCAAAGCAAACGACTACGCTGGCGGACTATCGGGGGGACAGCGAAAACTACTCGAAATCGGACGCGCATTGATGGCAGATCCGCAATTAATTTTATTAGACGAACCTGCTGCTGGTGTCAATCCGCGCTTGATTGAAGATATTTGCGGTCACATTCTCAATTGGCGCAAACATGGTCTAACGTTCCTAATTATCGAACATAATATGGATGTGATTATGACTTTATGCGATCGAGTGTGGGTGTTAGCCGAAGGTACCAATCTCGTCGATGGTACGCCGAATACCGTCCAAAATGATTCGCGGGTAATTGAGGCTTATTTGGGGATAGATTGA
- a CDS encoding GlsB/YeaQ/YmgE family stress response membrane protein, with the protein MWNLIGWAVLGLVAGAIAKLIYPGTQGGGIIATSVLGVVGAFVGGFLYTFITTGKFALAAAGGGSLFSFICAVLGSMVVIFVWGLVTQNA; encoded by the coding sequence ATGTGGAATCTTATTGGTTGGGCCGTACTCGGCTTAGTGGCTGGCGCGATCGCTAAATTGATTTATCCTGGAACTCAGGGCGGCGGCATCATTGCGACCAGCGTGTTAGGAGTTGTTGGCGCGTTTGTCGGGGGCTTTTTGTATACATTTATAACGACAGGAAAGTTTGCTTTAGCCGCTGCTGGTGGCGGCTCGCTTTTTTCCTTTATTTGTGCCGTATTAGGTTCGATGGTTGTCATCTTCGTCTGGGGCTTAGTTACTCAAAATGCTTAG
- a CDS encoding Crp/Fnr family transcriptional regulator, translating into MLSIVQSTDLDYSQQEQQQPCILNKRLYFHTKGDEIPLFPEGVWQVTQGLVQLSANYEDGEQVLFGWAAAGAWFGTQESATLDYQAIALSSVYLRWLRLDEIESSMRLSQILLPPLVKRMRQAELLLIINGRRHTVERLKGLLALLRDELGESLPNNQTRIGYKFTHQQLASAIGTTRVTVSRMMAQFQAKGYMTLDRHRHLILDDRYFDKIGN; encoded by the coding sequence ATGCTGTCGATCGTTCAAAGTACAGACTTAGATTACTCACAACAAGAACAGCAACAGCCTTGTATCCTGAATAAACGGCTGTATTTCCACACCAAAGGCGACGAGATCCCATTGTTTCCAGAAGGTGTCTGGCAAGTTACCCAAGGGTTAGTCCAACTGAGTGCGAACTATGAAGATGGAGAGCAGGTATTATTTGGATGGGCTGCGGCTGGTGCCTGGTTCGGCACTCAAGAATCTGCTACTTTAGATTACCAAGCGATCGCACTGTCCTCTGTTTATTTACGATGGCTGCGACTGGATGAAATTGAGAGTTCGATGCGGTTGTCGCAGATTTTACTCCCGCCACTAGTCAAACGGATGCGCCAAGCTGAATTACTGTTGATTATTAACGGTCGCAGGCACACTGTCGAAAGGTTAAAAGGTCTGTTAGCATTACTCCGAGATGAGTTGGGGGAATCTCTACCTAACAATCAGACGCGGATCGGTTACAAATTTACCCATCAACAGTTAGCTAGCGCGATCGGCACTACCCGAGTAACAGTCAGTCGCATGATGGCTCAGTTTCAAGCTAAAGGGTATATGACACTCGATCGTCATCGTCATCTGATTTTAGACGATCGCTATTTTGACAAGATTGGCAATTAA
- the fba gene encoding class II fructose-bisphosphate aldolase (catalyzes the reversible aldol condensation of dihydroxyacetonephosphate and glyceraldehyde 3-phosphate in the Calvin cycle, glycolysis, and/or gluconeogenesis), protein MALVPMRLMLDHAAENGYGIPAYNVNNMEQIQAIMQAANETDSPVILQASRGARSYAGEAFLRHLVLAAVETYPNIPIAMHQDHGNSAATCYSAMKQGFTSVMMDGSLEADAKTPASFEYNVDITRKVVEVAHAIGVSVEGELGCLGSLETGMGEAEDGHGFEGALSHDQLLTDPDEAVQFVEATGVDALAVAIGTSHGAYKFTRKPTGEILAISRIEEIHNKLPNTHLVMHGSSSVPEDLLALINQYGGKIPETYGVPLEEIQKGIKCGVRKVNIDTDNRLAITAAVREALFSKPEEFDPRHFLKPSIKYMQKVCAERYTAFWCAGQGSKIKTASLEEFAAKYAKGVYPAPKVKVGV, encoded by the coding sequence ATGGCACTCGTCCCAATGCGGCTTATGCTGGATCACGCTGCTGAAAACGGCTACGGTATCCCAGCATACAACGTTAACAACATGGAGCAGATCCAAGCAATCATGCAGGCTGCTAACGAAACTGATAGCCCTGTGATCTTACAAGCATCTCGCGGTGCGAGAAGCTATGCTGGTGAAGCATTCCTGCGTCACCTAGTTTTAGCCGCAGTGGAAACCTACCCCAATATTCCGATTGCCATGCACCAAGATCATGGCAACAGTGCTGCAACTTGCTACTCAGCAATGAAGCAAGGCTTCACTAGCGTTATGATGGATGGCTCGTTAGAAGCTGATGCCAAAACTCCTGCAAGTTTTGAATATAACGTTGATATTACCCGTAAAGTCGTCGAAGTCGCTCACGCGATCGGCGTCAGCGTAGAAGGCGAACTCGGTTGTTTGGGTTCTTTAGAAACTGGTATGGGCGAAGCTGAAGACGGACACGGTTTTGAAGGTGCTTTGTCTCACGACCAACTCCTCACCGACCCTGATGAAGCAGTACAATTTGTGGAAGCTACTGGCGTAGATGCGCTCGCAGTTGCGATCGGTACCAGCCACGGTGCTTACAAATTCACTCGCAAACCCACTGGTGAAATCCTTGCTATCAGCCGGATTGAAGAAATCCACAACAAACTCCCCAACACTCACCTCGTCATGCACGGTTCTTCTTCGGTACCCGAAGATTTACTCGCACTGATCAACCAGTACGGTGGTAAGATTCCTGAAACCTACGGCGTACCTTTAGAAGAAATCCAAAAAGGCATCAAGTGCGGCGTTCGTAAAGTCAACATCGACACCGACAACCGTTTGGCAATCACCGCAGCAGTTCGCGAAGCTCTCTTCAGCAAGCCTGAAGAATTCGATCCTCGCCACTTCCTGAAACCATCGATCAAGTACATGCAAAAAGTATGTGCCGAGCGTTACACCGCTTTCTGGTGTGCGGGACAAGGTAGCAAAATCAAAACTGCTTCGCTCGAAGAGTTTGCAGCTAAATATGCTAAAGGTGTTTACCCAGCTCCTAAAGTTAAGGTTGGCGTCTAA